Within Kutzneria chonburiensis, the genomic segment CAGTACGGGTGGAAGTCGACCTCGTCGATCCGGTTGCCGTAGCGGTCATGCGTGCGCAGCACCGGGGGTTGGCATTGGCGCCACGGCCCCATTCCTGCGCCCGCGCGCTGCCGGCGAGGCGGCCCAGCTCGTGCAGCTCCGGCTCGGCCCAGGCCGCGCCTTCGCGGCGCAGGCCGTCGATCAGCGACGGGTGCGCCGCCACGTCGTGGCCCACCAGCGGCGGAACCTGGTTGGTGACCTCATGGGTGGGCGGCATCGTCGGCTCCCAGCGCGCGAAGGGTGAAACGAACGAGGTTGGGCACTGTGTCGGCGCTCGCGACGCCCGCCGACAGCGGGCCGACCAGCACCTCCGCCACCGCCCCGACCAGCGCGGCGGCCGTGATCTTGGCGTCCTGCGGCGGTAACACGCCCGCCTTGACCGCCTCCGTGACGTGCCGGGCGAAGGCCTGCTGGAACACCTGCCGGAACACCAGGCGCTCGGCTTCAACCGGCGCGTCCACCGGCTCCGCCAGCAGCGCGTAGGCCAGCCGCGGCGACTTGAGGGCGCGGTTGGCGAACGTCTCCACGATCGCCACCACCCGCTCGATCAGGTCGCCCGGGCCTTCGGCCGCGTCCTTGACCGCCTGCACCTCACGCGTGACCAGGCCGCGGAACACCTCCACCACCAGCTCCGCCTTGCCCGGGAAGTACCGGTAGACGCTGCCCGTGGACACTCCGGCCCTGGCCGCGACCGCCGCGACCGAGCAGCCCGGATAGCCCTGCTCCGACAGCAGCGCCACCGCCGCCGCCAGCAGCGCCTCGCGCTGCGCGTCCAGCCGGGCCTGCATCTGGGGTGTGCGTCGGTACGGCACGTCAAGCAGTGAACCACGGTTCACAGCTTCGTGCCAGTGGGCTTCAGGACAGCGGCAGGGCGTCGGAATCCAAGATGCCGGTGCGATAGGCGATCGACACGGCTTCGGCGCGGCCGTTGGCCTCGAGCTTGCGGATGATGTTCTTCGCGTGCGAACGGACCGTTTCCACGGAGACCACGAGTCGTTCCGCGATCGAACGGCTGCTCATGCCTTCCGCGATGAGCGCGAGGATTTCCGTTTCACGCTGGGAGAGCGCATGGGATCGTTTCTGGTCGGGCGAGGTTGTCTCGCCCTTCGACTGTATCGGCACACCGAGGTAAACACCGGCGAGCACCTGGTGCAGATAGCTGGCCGAGGCCGTGGCCAGGGCCACCGCCCGCGCGCCCTGGCCGAAGGCGAAGCGGGCGTCCTCGTCGCTGTGGCCGGACGGCGTCAGCAGCACGACAACGGGACAGGCGGTATAGCCGCTGCTCAGTGCCCGTACAAGGGTGAAGCCGGGATCGGCCGCCTGGTCGACGACGGCCATGCCCGTGGTGTTGCGCCCGACGAACCGCACCGCCGCCGATGCCGACGCCGCCGCGCTCACCGCCCCCACCTCGGGCAGACGGGACAACACTCGCGCCAAACCGATTCGGGTGAGCGGGGAAAACCCCACGATCAACACTGGGCGGCGACGGTGGTACATGCGCCGGATACTCTCACGCGTTGCGCCAATTGCGATACCTGGCGTGACCCACGAGTCAGTACGATCACGCGCGGTAATCCCGGAATTGGCACTCATCACCGGATCAGATCATCGGCGGCTTTGTTTTCTACTCTATGTAGTAACGATGGCGGTCGGTGACCGGTGGAACCGGTCAGTCCGCGGTCAGATCGCCGTCATGGTCGGCCCAACGCCGCGGGCTGGCTACCCCTTCGCGCACAGCGGCGGCCACGAACCGGACAGTGGCCATATGGTCGGCCAGGTGACCAACGCAGTGGAGGCGGCTGGCCTGATGCTGGCCGAGCCCGGGACGTACACCGACAACGACCGGCTGCACGAGGGATTGTCGTTGCTACGACGGGAATCCCCGGTGCACCGGGTGGAGGCGGCGGACTATCGGCCGTTCTGGGCGGTGACCCGGCACGCGGACATCATGGAGATCGAGCGCGACCACGAGCGGTTCCGCAACGCGCCGCGCCCGGTGCTCAGCCCACGGGCGTTGGACGAGCGGCTCGAGCAGATGGTGGCCGAGGGCCGGGCGCTGCGCACGCTGGTGCACATCGACGGCCGGGAGCACCGGCTGCTGCGCGCCATCGGGGCGGACTGGTTCCGGCCCAGTGTCATGCGCCGCATGGAGTCTCGGGTGCGCGAGCTGACAAGGCGCTCCGTCGACCAGATGGCCGCGCTGGGCGGCGAGTGCGATTTCGCCGCGCAGATCAGCATGGACTTCCCGCTGTACGTGATCTTGTCGCTGCTGGGGATGCCCGAGGACGACTTCGGCCTCATGCGCGCGCTGACGCAGGAGCTGTTCGGCAACTCCGATCCCGACAAGGCCCGTGACCTGGATCCCGCCTCGGCCACCCTCGTGATCGACGATCTGTTCGCCTACTTCGGCAAACTGGCCGCCAGCCGCCGGGCGACACCGACCGAGGACATCGCGTCCACGATCGCCAACGCCCAGGTCGACGGCGAGTATCTCAGCGACCAGGACGTCCTCTCGTACTTCATCATCGTCGCCACCGCCGGGCACGACACCACCAGCGGCGCGCTGGCCGGCGGCATCCAGGCCCTGGCCGAGCATCCCGAGCAGCTGCGCCGGCTCAAGGCCGATCCGAGCCTCATTCCCACCGCCGTGGACGAGATCATCCGCTGGACCACGCCCGTGACGTCGTTCATGCGCAACGCCGCCGAGGACTGCACCCTGCGCGGCGTCCAGATCCGTGCGGGCGATGCCCTGCTGCTGTCCTATCCCTCCGGCAACCGCGACGAGGACGTCTTCGCCGACCCGTTCACGTTCGACGTCGGCCGGACGCCCAACAAGCACCTGTCCTTCGGCTTCGGCGTGCACTACTGCCTCGGCGCCGCCCTGGCCAAGATGGAGATCGCCGCCTTCCTCCAGGAGCTGCTGCCCCGCCTCGACAGCCTCGAGCTCGCCGGCGAGCCCGCCCTCGCCGCGACCAACTTCGTCGGCGGGTTGAAGCGACTGCCCATCCGCTACTCCGTCACGAGCTGATTTCCGCCAACCCCCAGATCGCTCGGCCCCGCCCCTGCTTCGCCCGGTTGCTGGATTTTCGAGGGCCGCGACCTACGCGCCCCACCACCGAGCCGGATGCGGCCCTTGAAAATCCAGCAAGGGCGAGGCAGGGGTCACGAGGGGCCGAGCCGCCCTGCCGGAGGCAGGGCCATTCAACACAGTGCCGAGCCGCGACGCCGGAGGCGGCGCAATTCAGCGCTGCCTCTTTGGGTGGTATCAGCCGTTCGCCGCAGTGACTCCTGTGGTCGTGAGTGACCATGACGGCGTAGAACGGCTGACCTTTCGGGGGTACACCATGTCCGACACCGCGCGTCTGACCCTGCTTGACGGCTTCGCGCTGACGGTGGGCGGGCGGGAGCTGGTGGTGCCGAAGGCGCAGCAGCGGCTGCTGGCGTTGGTGGCGCTGCGCCGGGACACCAACCGGAACACGGCGGTGGGCCTGCTGTGGCCGGAAGGCAGCGAGGGGCGGGCGCTGGCCAGCCTGCGGACGGCGTTGTGGCGGCTCCAGCAGCTGTCGGTGCCGACGGTGCGGGTCAGCGGCGACGCCATCAGCCTGGACCCGGCGCTGCGCCTGGACGTGAGCGAGCTCGTGCAGATGTCACGGCAGGGCGGCGCGGATCTGCCGACGAGCCTGCTGCTGGGGCCGCACGAGCTGCTGCCCGGCTGGTACGACGAGTGGGTGCTCGTCGAGCGGGAACGCCTGCGCCAGCTGTACCTGCACACCGTCGAGGGTTTCGCCGCCGCCGGCCTGCGCGCCGGCCGGCACGGCGACGCCCTCGAAGCGGCGCTGGCCGCGCTGCGGGCCGATCCGCTGCGGGAAAGCCCGTACCGGCTGGCCATCGAGGTCCACCTGGCCGAAGGCAACGTCGCCGAAGCCCTGTCCACGTACCAGCACTACCGCGCCCTGCTGGCCCGCGAGCTCGGCGTCGCCCCCTCCCCCATGATCCGCCGCCTGATCCACGAAACCCTGGCCACCGCCGCCGTCTGAGTCACCCAAACGGGAGGTAACTCTCAGCGCCCGGCCGACGACGTTCCAGACAGCACATCGAGGGGGTGCCATGGGCGACGCGGTGGTGGGGCTGGCCGAGGCGATCGAGGCGTTGCGCGCGGAGCTGACGGCGGCCGTGGCCGAGGGGCAGGACTCAGCCATGCAGTTCACGCTGGAGCCGGTCGAGCTGACGGTGCAGGCGGTGGTCGAGAAGAACGCGAACGGCAAGATCGGCTGGAAGATCCTGGAAGCGGGCGGCTCCTACAAGTCGGCGACGACGCAGACGTTGAAGCTGACGCTGACGCCGATGTGGCGGCGCGAGGACGGCACGCTCGTCCGGGACTTCACGATCTCGGCCGTGCAGTCGGCGGGCGAGCGCGACCATGTCGGGCCGAAGCCGTAGCCGATCATGGTTGACGTGCCGTGGGCCGGGGTGCCGGCGGACCGCGTGGTGGCGGTCCTCGCCGAGCTGCGACACGGGCGGGTGCAGTGGGGATCCGGCTTTCTCATCGGACGTCAGCAGGTGCTTACGGCCTGGCACTGCACGATCGACAAGGAGTCCGGCGCCGAACCGCTTGCGGTGTCGGTGATTCGACGGACCGACGGCGCACAGGTCGCCGTCGCCGACGTCGTCAGCTCGCAGCGGCTGGACGTGGCGGTGTTGCGGCTCGCCGAGCCGCCGTGGCCGGATAACTGGGACAGCCCGGGCTTCGGCCGGGTCGACCGTCGCTTCAGCGGCCGGTTGACCGACTGCCAGGCCGTCGGATATCCACTGTTCCAACGGGATCCGGCGGACCGCCAGCGCAATGCGGCGGAATTGCACGGCACGATCCGGCTCACCGAGGACGTGGAGTCCGGTTTCCTGGTGCTGCGGGACGCCGACCTGCGGGACGTACACGTGCCCGAATCGGCGATCGACAAGGCCGGGTCGCCGTGGGGTGGCCTGTCCGGCGCGCTGGTGTTCCACCGTGGACTCGCGCTGGGCGTCGTCGTCGAACACCATCCGCGCCAGGGGTCGTCGGCGATCCGCATCGTGCCGATGGATCGCATCGCCGGCTCGTTGGACGCCGACGGTCGCCGCGTCGCCGACGCCCTGTCCCTACCGGCCGACCTGCGCATCGCGACGGATGATCAGGTGCCGCCGCTGGCCGGGCTGGTCGACCGGCTCGACGACGGCGACCTGCCGCTGGTGGCCGACCTGAATCCGTACCAACTCGGGGCGTCGGTCACCGTGTTCGGCGACCGCGACAGCTACGGCGAGCACGATCCCTACGTGCCGCGCACCCGGCACGACGTCGACACGCGGCTCCGCACCGCCCTGACACGCGGGCAGATGGCGCTGGTGGTCGGCCCGTCGAAGGCCGGTAAGACGCGGACGGCGTTCGAGGCAGTCCGCGACTGTTGGCCCGACGCACGCCTGGTCGCACCGGAGCCGTCCTTGCTGCACCGCCTGGTCGCGCATCCCCGGATCGCGTCGTCCGCGGACCGCCTCGTCATCTGGCTGGACGACCTCCAGCGGTTTCTCACCCCGACCAACCCGGTGACACCGGCGTTGCTGAGCCAGCTGATCGCACGCCCAGGGCCGACGATCGTCCTCGCCACCCTCCGACAGGAGGAACGAGCGCGGTTGCTCCGAGAGGGCGCGCTCACGCGAAACGCCCGTCAGATCCTCGAGGACGTCCTACGCACAACGATCGACCTCGCGTCCACTATGGACGATCCTGATGAGCAGGCCGCCGCCGCGGCCGCCTATCCGAGCCAGGACCTGTCCACCGCCGGCCTCGCGGAACGGCTCGCCGGCGCCCCCACGTTGCTCCAGCAGTACCGCGACGCCCGCGCCGCCGACCCGATGCTGCATGCCGTGCTGCAGACCGCCATCGACTGGGCCCGGGTCGGCATGGTGCGTCCCATCGGCTCCACCGAGCTGACCCGACTTGCCGTCGACCTGCTGGCCGTCGAACGACCCGAGCTCGACCCCGCGGACGCCGAGCTCGACGCCGCCATCCGGACCGCCCGCACGCCGCCAGAGGGAGCCGGCCGGGTCGCCGCCCTCCGCACCTTCCCACTGCCTCAGCGCATGCGCGGCTATCGGCCCTTCGACTACCTGATCGCCGCCGACGACGGCCAGGTCGGCGACGAGCGGCCCGTTCCCGACGACTTCTGGGACCAGGTCCTCGCGCTGGCCACCACCGAGGAAGCGCTGCACATCACCCAGGCCGCCGAAGAGCGTGAGCTGATCACGGTCGCGCTCAAGGCCTGTCTGCCCGGCGCCGAGGCCGGTGACGTCCACTCCATGCTCGCGTTGGCCGAGTTGCAGATCGAAGAGGCGGAGCCACCGCTTCTGGACGAGGCCAGGGCGTGGCTGGAGCGTGCCGTGGCGGCCGGCGAACCCGACGCCATGGCCCGGCTCGGGGAGTTGTTGGCGGACGAGATCGAGCCGGCCGAGCCGGCGGCCGCGCGCGCCTTGTTCGAACGCGCGGCCGAAGCGGGCAACACGGCGGCCATGTGCGGACTTGCCTCGCTCGCCGGCGACCAGGAGCCGCCAGATCGGGCCGGCGCGATCGCGTGGTACCGGCGAGCCGCGGAACTGGGCGACCCCAACGGCATGCTGAACCTCGCCAACCAGCTCGGTGTCCTGAGCGATCCACCCGATCTCGAGCAGGCGTGGCGCTGGCTGCGGCAGGCCGACGTGGAAGGCATGTCGCACTTCGCCGTCGCCATGTTGGCCGCCGAGAATCCCCAACTGGTCCCCGAGAGCGAACGGGAGGCCTGGCACGCACGCGTCCTGGAGGCCGGCGACGCCGACCGCTTTTTCGAAATAGGCCGAATGTGTGCCCAGTCGCCGGGTGAGGGCCTGGCCAGTCCAGGTCATTGGTACGAACACGCGGCCACGGTCGGACACGTCCCGGCGATGATCGCGCTCGGCGTCGCGCTGATGGAGGAGTCGGACCCGCCACAACCCGACGTGGCCCGATCGTGGTTCACCCGGGCGGCCGAGGCGGGCGACCCTGTCGCCATGTACAACCTCGGCATCCTGTGTCAGGAGGTGCTCGACCCGCCCGATCTCGACACGGCGGCGTTCTGGTACGTGCGGGCCGCCGAGAACGACATGCTCGATGCCATGGTCAAGCTGATGCACATCCTGCCCGGCCTTGACCGGTACGACGAGCTGCTGCCGTGGCTGGAGCGCTATGTCGAGGCGACCGGCGACACCGGCACGATGCTCGCGATCGCGTTGATCCTGCTGTACAGCATCGAGCCTCGCCGGGTGGCCGACGCCGTTGCCTGGCTGCGACGGGCCGCCGAAGCCGGCGATGTCCGGGCCATGGAGCACCTGGCTTTCGCGCTCACCGACATCGTGGAGCCGGCCGACCCCGAAGAGGCGCAGCTGTGGCTGGAGCGGGCCGCCGAGGCAGCGGGCTAGTCACTCGAAAGCCGACATGACGTGCTTGATGCGGGTGTAGTCCTCGAGGCTGTACAGGGACAGGTCCTTGCCGTGGCCGGAGTGCTTGAAGCCGCCGTGGGGCATCTCGGACACGATGGGGATGTGGGTGTTGAGCCACACGCAGCCGAAGTCGAGGCGCTTGGCCATGCGCAGGGCGCGGCCGTGGTCACGGGTCCAGGCGCTGGAGGCGAGGCCGTACTTGACGCCGTTGGCCATGGCCACGGCGGAGTCCTCGTCGGCGAAGGTCTGCACGGTGATGACCGGCCCGAAGACCTCGTTCTGGATGATCTCGTCGTCCTGGCGGAGGCCGGAAACCACGGTGGGGGCGTAGAAGTAGCCCCGGTCGCCGACGGTGGAACCGCCGGTGAGCACGGAGGCGTGGGAAGGCAGCCGGTCGATGAAGCCGGCGACCCGGGCCAGCTGCGAGGCGTTGTTCAACGGCCCGTACCAGACGTCCTCGGACGGCGCGCCGGTACGGAGCTTGCCGGCCTCGGCGGCGAGCAGGGCCGCGAACTCCTCGTGCACGGATTCCTCGACGATGACGCGGGTGGCGGCGGTGCAGTCCTGGCCACCGTTGAACGTGCCGGCGGCGGCGATGCCGGCCGCGGCGGCCGCGAGGTCGGCGTCGGCGAACACGACGACGGGGGCTTTGCCGCCGAGCTCGAGGTGCGTCCGCTTCAGGTCGACGGCC encodes:
- a CDS encoding TetR/AcrR family transcriptional regulator codes for the protein MPYRRTPQMQARLDAQREALLAAAVALLSEQGYPGCSVAAVAARAGVSTGSVYRYFPGKAELVVEVFRGLVTREVQAVKDAAEGPGDLIERVVAIVETFANRALKSPRLAYALLAEPVDAPVEAERLVFRQVFQQAFARHVTEAVKAGVLPPQDAKITAAALVGAVAEVLVGPLSAGVASADTVPNLVRFTLRALGADDAAHP
- a CDS encoding helix-turn-helix transcriptional regulator; this encodes MSAAASASAAVRFVGRNTTGMAVVDQAADPGFTLVRALSSGYTACPVVVLLTPSGHSDEDARFAFGQGARAVALATASASYLHQVLAGVYLGVPIQSKGETTSPDQKRSHALSQRETEILALIAEGMSSRSIAERLVVSVETVRSHAKNIIRKLEANGRAEAVSIAYRTGILDSDALPLS
- a CDS encoding cytochrome P450 translates to MTNAVEAAGLMLAEPGTYTDNDRLHEGLSLLRRESPVHRVEAADYRPFWAVTRHADIMEIERDHERFRNAPRPVLSPRALDERLEQMVAEGRALRTLVHIDGREHRLLRAIGADWFRPSVMRRMESRVRELTRRSVDQMAALGGECDFAAQISMDFPLYVILSLLGMPEDDFGLMRALTQELFGNSDPDKARDLDPASATLVIDDLFAYFGKLAASRRATPTEDIASTIANAQVDGEYLSDQDVLSYFIIVATAGHDTTSGALAGGIQALAEHPEQLRRLKADPSLIPTAVDEIIRWTTPVTSFMRNAAEDCTLRGVQIRAGDALLLSYPSGNRDEDVFADPFTFDVGRTPNKHLSFGFGVHYCLGAALAKMEIAAFLQELLPRLDSLELAGEPALAATNFVGGLKRLPIRYSVTS
- a CDS encoding AfsR/SARP family transcriptional regulator, whose product is MSDTARLTLLDGFALTVGGRELVVPKAQQRLLALVALRRDTNRNTAVGLLWPEGSEGRALASLRTALWRLQQLSVPTVRVSGDAISLDPALRLDVSELVQMSRQGGADLPTSLLLGPHELLPGWYDEWVLVERERLRQLYLHTVEGFAAAGLRAGRHGDALEAALAALRADPLRESPYRLAIEVHLAEGNVAEALSTYQHYRALLARELGVAPSPMIRRLIHETLATAAV
- a CDS encoding trypco2 family protein, encoding MGDAVVGLAEAIEALRAELTAAVAEGQDSAMQFTLEPVELTVQAVVEKNANGKIGWKILEAGGSYKSATTQTLKLTLTPMWRREDGTLVRDFTISAVQSAGERDHVGPKP
- a CDS encoding bifunctional trypsin-like peptidase domain-containing/SEL1-like repeat protein, with amino-acid sequence MVDVPWAGVPADRVVAVLAELRHGRVQWGSGFLIGRQQVLTAWHCTIDKESGAEPLAVSVIRRTDGAQVAVADVVSSQRLDVAVLRLAEPPWPDNWDSPGFGRVDRRFSGRLTDCQAVGYPLFQRDPADRQRNAAELHGTIRLTEDVESGFLVLRDADLRDVHVPESAIDKAGSPWGGLSGALVFHRGLALGVVVEHHPRQGSSAIRIVPMDRIAGSLDADGRRVADALSLPADLRIATDDQVPPLAGLVDRLDDGDLPLVADLNPYQLGASVTVFGDRDSYGEHDPYVPRTRHDVDTRLRTALTRGQMALVVGPSKAGKTRTAFEAVRDCWPDARLVAPEPSLLHRLVAHPRIASSADRLVIWLDDLQRFLTPTNPVTPALLSQLIARPGPTIVLATLRQEERARLLREGALTRNARQILEDVLRTTIDLASTMDDPDEQAAAAAAYPSQDLSTAGLAERLAGAPTLLQQYRDARAADPMLHAVLQTAIDWARVGMVRPIGSTELTRLAVDLLAVERPELDPADAELDAAIRTARTPPEGAGRVAALRTFPLPQRMRGYRPFDYLIAADDGQVGDERPVPDDFWDQVLALATTEEALHITQAAEERELITVALKACLPGAEAGDVHSMLALAELQIEEAEPPLLDEARAWLERAVAAGEPDAMARLGELLADEIEPAEPAAARALFERAAEAGNTAAMCGLASLAGDQEPPDRAGAIAWYRRAAELGDPNGMLNLANQLGVLSDPPDLEQAWRWLRQADVEGMSHFAVAMLAAENPQLVPESEREAWHARVLEAGDADRFFEIGRMCAQSPGEGLASPGHWYEHAATVGHVPAMIALGVALMEESDPPQPDVARSWFTRAAEAGDPVAMYNLGILCQEVLDPPDLDTAAFWYVRAAENDMLDAMVKLMHILPGLDRYDELLPWLERYVEATGDTGTMLAIALILLYSIEPRRVADAVAWLRRAAEAGDVRAMEHLAFALTDIVEPADPEEAQLWLERAAEAAG